The Carnobacterium mobile DSM 4848 genome includes a window with the following:
- a CDS encoding ABC transporter permease codes for MLSNKGKWNNILVPIFSVVLGLLLGALIMLVFGYDPIAGYQSMIKGSFGNSFYIGETLRQATPLIFTALGFSVAYTAGFFNIGVAGQALLGWLCSVWFALSFPEMPGMILLTLSVIVGAAAGAIWAGIAGFLRAYFNTSEVIVTIMLNYTALYTTNYLIRNVLTDASDSTARIPKEASLRWQWLSDLTSHSTLHAGIFLALIMALIVWILMKKTTSGFEIRAVGLNPYASKYAGMSTKRNIIISMLISGALAGLGGAMEGMGTFQNIFVQGAMPTIGFDGMAVALLGLGSPVGILFSALLFGALKIGGNSMPLMAGVPTEVVDIVIASIIFFVGANYLIRFFIDKRARVNKGGVK; via the coding sequence ATGTTAAGTAATAAAGGCAAGTGGAATAATATATTAGTTCCAATATTTTCTGTTGTTTTAGGATTATTATTGGGCGCATTGATCATGTTAGTATTTGGTTATGACCCAATTGCTGGCTATCAATCAATGATCAAGGGATCATTTGGTAATTCATTTTATATCGGAGAAACATTAAGACAAGCAACACCGCTTATTTTTACTGCTCTTGGTTTTTCAGTAGCTTATACAGCCGGCTTCTTTAATATCGGAGTTGCCGGACAAGCACTCTTAGGCTGGTTGTGTTCAGTTTGGTTCGCACTGTCATTTCCGGAAATGCCAGGTATGATATTATTAACCTTAAGCGTGATAGTGGGAGCTGCCGCTGGGGCAATATGGGCTGGAATTGCTGGATTTTTACGAGCTTATTTTAATACCAGTGAAGTAATTGTAACGATCATGTTAAACTATACAGCACTGTATACTACAAATTATTTAATTCGGAATGTGTTGACCGATGCATCAGATTCGACTGCGCGTATTCCCAAAGAAGCAAGTTTGCGTTGGCAATGGTTATCGGACTTAACGAGTCATTCAACTTTACATGCTGGAATATTTTTGGCTTTGATCATGGCGTTAATCGTTTGGATCTTGATGAAAAAGACAACCAGTGGTTTTGAGATTCGTGCAGTAGGGTTAAATCCATACGCTTCTAAATATGCCGGAATGAGTACAAAACGCAATATTATAATTTCTATGCTGATTAGTGGAGCGCTTGCCGGATTAGGCGGAGCAATGGAAGGAATGGGAACTTTTCAAAACATCTTCGTCCAAGGAGCGATGCCGACAATTGGGTTTGATGGGATGGCCGTTGCGTTACTTGGATTAGGCAGTCCAGTTGGTATTTTATTCTCTGCTTTATTATTCGGTGCTTTAAAAATCGGTGGAAACAGCATGCCATTAATGGCAGGAGTACCTACAGAAGTTGTTGATATTGTTATTGCTTCGATTATTTTCTTTGTAGGGGCTAATTACTTGATTCGTTTCTTTATCGATAAACGGGCTAGAGTAAATAAAGGAGGAGTAAAATAA
- a CDS encoding ABC transporter permease, which produces MDTISVLQLIFSSALVYSAPLILTALGGTFSERSGIVNVGLEGIMVMGAFGSIVFNLSFAGQFGNWTPWIGVIVGGLIGILFSLIHAVATINLRADHIISGTVINLMAPALAVFLTRVLYDGRGQTDIISKNFGKANIPLLEKIPVIGDIFFKGTSAPAFVGILIAVLCWFVLFKTRFGLRLRSVGEHPQAADTLGINVYMTKYAGVLLSGLLGGMGGAIQAQAISLNFSSSTIAGQGFIAMAAMIFGKWNPLGAMGAAIFFGFAQSLGVIGNYIPFIQDVPSVWLQIAPYLITIIVLVGVIGKSEGPAANGKTYIKSK; this is translated from the coding sequence ATGGATACTATAAGTGTGTTGCAACTTATCTTTTCTTCAGCGTTAGTTTATTCGGCTCCTCTTATTTTAACAGCACTCGGTGGTACATTTTCTGAGCGCAGTGGAATCGTTAACGTAGGACTTGAAGGAATCATGGTTATGGGAGCATTTGGCTCGATTGTGTTTAATCTGTCCTTTGCGGGTCAATTTGGCAATTGGACGCCATGGATAGGAGTAATCGTAGGCGGTTTGATAGGTATTCTCTTTTCATTGATTCATGCCGTTGCGACCATCAATTTACGAGCAGATCATATTATTTCAGGAACAGTTATTAATTTAATGGCGCCTGCTCTGGCTGTCTTTTTAACTCGTGTATTATACGATGGCCGTGGTCAAACAGATATTATTTCTAAAAATTTCGGAAAAGCTAATATTCCGTTATTGGAAAAAATACCCGTTATTGGCGATATTTTCTTTAAAGGCACTTCAGCACCAGCTTTTGTAGGAATTCTTATTGCCGTGTTATGTTGGTTTGTTTTATTCAAGACTCGTTTTGGATTGCGGTTAAGATCAGTTGGGGAACACCCGCAAGCCGCAGATACTTTAGGCATTAATGTGTACATGACCAAGTATGCTGGTGTATTGTTATCGGGTCTCTTGGGTGGAATGGGAGGAGCTATTCAAGCTCAAGCTATCTCATTGAACTTTTCAAGCTCAACTATTGCGGGACAAGGATTTATCGCAATGGCAGCTATGATTTTTGGTAAATGGAATCCACTAGGTGCAATGGGTGCAGCGATCTTCTTCGGATTTGCACAAAGTTTAGGTGTAATTGGCAACTATATCCCATTTATCCAAGATGTACCAAGTGTCTGGCTGCAAATCGCTCCTTATTTGATCACGATTATCGTATTGGTAGGAGTTATCGGTAAATCAGAAGGACCTGCAGCAAATGGTAAGACTTATATCAAATCAAAATAA
- the yfmH gene encoding EF-P 5-aminopentanol modification-associated protein YfmH translates to MEKKNYEQLDETLYTETLSNGLSVTLLPKNGFHKTYGLFTTKYGSIDNQFVPLGKKEMIRVPDGIAHFLEHKMFEKEDGDIFNIFGKLGASANAFTSFTQTSYLFSSTSNVLENLETLLDFVQEPYFTEETVNKEKGIIAQEIQMYEDEPDWRLFFGILGNLYPKHPLHIDIAGTVDSIMDITADLLYESYETFYHPSNMNLFVVGKMDPEEMMQWIRDNQAKKEFPTAVEIKRHFPEETVSDIKPFDSIEMPVQRAKSMIGIKGIGPVPKGKAALEYKTAMDLLLTLLVGPTSDNYLKLYDKGIIDDSFSYDFSLDRTFHFADIGGDAKDPAAFSTVIKEILLTAKESPELTEEKLTLVKKRMIGQVLQSLNSLEYIANQYSQQAYGEATLFDVVPIIEGITLNQLKVLAEEFMQEKHISVFHILPKGDGEA, encoded by the coding sequence ATGGAGAAAAAAAATTATGAGCAATTAGATGAAACCTTATATACAGAAACATTATCGAATGGATTATCGGTTACTTTACTGCCTAAAAATGGATTTCATAAAACATATGGATTATTCACTACTAAATACGGTTCAATAGACAATCAATTTGTTCCGCTTGGAAAAAAAGAAATGATTCGGGTTCCAGATGGGATTGCCCATTTTTTAGAACATAAAATGTTTGAAAAAGAAGATGGGGATATTTTTAATATCTTTGGAAAACTCGGAGCATCAGCAAATGCTTTTACTAGTTTTACGCAAACAAGTTATTTGTTTTCGAGTACAAGCAATGTGCTGGAAAATCTAGAAACATTATTAGATTTTGTTCAAGAACCTTATTTTACTGAAGAAACAGTCAATAAAGAGAAAGGAATCATTGCTCAAGAGATACAGATGTATGAAGATGAACCAGACTGGCGTTTATTTTTTGGTATTCTTGGCAATCTGTATCCTAAACACCCTTTGCACATTGATATTGCAGGAACAGTGGACAGTATTATGGATATTACCGCTGATTTGTTATATGAAAGTTATGAAACATTTTACCATCCAAGCAATATGAATTTGTTTGTTGTGGGAAAAATGGACCCAGAAGAAATGATGCAATGGATCCGAGATAACCAGGCCAAAAAAGAATTTCCGACGGCTGTTGAAATCAAACGCCATTTTCCAGAAGAAACAGTGTCAGATATCAAACCGTTTGATTCTATTGAAATGCCAGTTCAACGTGCAAAAAGTATGATTGGCATTAAAGGTATTGGACCAGTACCAAAAGGAAAAGCCGCTTTGGAATATAAAACAGCTATGGATTTATTGTTGACGTTATTGGTGGGACCGACATCTGATAATTATTTAAAGTTATATGACAAAGGAATTATTGATGATAGTTTTTCATATGATTTTAGTTTGGATCGCACTTTTCATTTTGCAGATATCGGTGGCGATGCTAAAGATCCTGCAGCATTCAGTACAGTTATAAAAGAGATTTTGTTAACAGCAAAGGAAAGTCCTGAATTAACTGAAGAGAAGTTAACCTTAGTGAAAAAAAGAATGATTGGACAAGTGCTGCAATCGCTAAACTCGCTAGAATATATTGCTAATCAATACAGTCAACAAGCTTATGGCGAAGCGACTTTATTTGACGTAGTGCCTATTATTGAAGGCATAACATTGAACCAATTAAAGGTATTAGCAGAAGAGTTTATGCAAGAAAAACACATAAGTGTCTTTCACATTTTACCTAAGGGAGACGGCGAAGCATGA
- a CDS encoding ABC transporter ATP-binding protein, whose translation MKGITKEFGTFKANDNINLQLKKGEIHALLGENGAGKSTLMNILSGLLEPTSGKILMNGKEVTIHSPGVANKLGIGMVHQHFMLVKKFTVTENIILGSEPNTAGFLDKKTAKQAIKDLSEKYGLLVDPAAKVESISVGMEQRVEILKTLYRGAEILIFDEPTAVLTPQEIKELMQIMKALTHEGKSIILITHKLDEIKQVANRCTVIRRGQSIDTVDVSATSQQELADMMVGRSVSFKTEKKEAQPKEVVLSVQDITVKEDRGLEAVKKLSLEVHAGEVLGIAGIDGNGQSELIQAITGLAKVESGKISLNGKEIQNNPPRKITENGLGHIPEDRHKYGLILPMSLEENIALQTYYQKPLSKNGFLNPKAIKNYAKKLIGEFDVRTQSEMVPASALSGGNQQKAIIAREIDRNPSLLIAAQPTRGLDVGAIEYIHKRLIEQRDKGKAVLLMSFELDEILNVSDRIAVMYDGQIVAFVKPRETTQQELGLLMAGSSLEKARAATDQEGGKERAHVK comes from the coding sequence ATGAAAGGTATTACCAAGGAATTTGGTACCTTTAAAGCGAACGATAATATCAATTTGCAGCTAAAAAAAGGTGAAATTCATGCGCTGTTAGGTGAAAATGGAGCAGGGAAATCTACTTTGATGAACATTTTATCAGGACTTTTAGAGCCGACTTCAGGAAAAATCCTGATGAATGGAAAAGAAGTGACGATTCATTCTCCAGGTGTGGCTAATAAACTGGGAATCGGAATGGTTCATCAACATTTTATGCTGGTAAAAAAGTTCACGGTAACTGAAAATATCATTTTAGGCAGTGAACCAAATACAGCTGGTTTTTTGGATAAAAAAACAGCAAAACAAGCAATAAAAGATTTATCGGAAAAATATGGATTATTAGTAGACCCAGCTGCAAAAGTAGAATCTATCTCAGTTGGAATGGAGCAACGGGTAGAAATTCTTAAAACGTTATATCGTGGAGCAGAAATCTTGATTTTTGATGAGCCTACCGCTGTATTGACTCCTCAAGAAATCAAAGAATTGATGCAAATTATGAAGGCTCTTACGCATGAAGGAAAATCAATTATTTTAATTACACATAAACTGGATGAAATTAAGCAAGTGGCTAATCGGTGTACTGTTATTCGTCGCGGACAAAGTATTGATACAGTAGATGTATCTGCTACTTCTCAACAAGAACTAGCAGATATGATGGTAGGGCGTTCAGTTTCCTTTAAAACCGAAAAAAAAGAAGCGCAGCCTAAAGAAGTTGTTCTTTCTGTTCAAGATATCACAGTCAAAGAAGATCGCGGGTTAGAAGCTGTTAAGAAACTGAGTTTAGAAGTACATGCAGGTGAAGTGCTGGGAATTGCTGGAATAGATGGAAATGGACAAAGCGAGTTGATCCAAGCTATCACAGGATTGGCTAAAGTAGAGAGTGGAAAAATTAGTTTGAATGGAAAAGAAATTCAAAATAATCCGCCACGTAAAATCACTGAAAATGGCTTAGGACATATTCCGGAAGACCGACATAAATATGGGTTGATCCTACCTATGAGTTTAGAAGAAAATATTGCATTGCAAACGTACTATCAAAAACCACTGAGCAAGAACGGTTTCTTGAATCCTAAAGCCATCAAAAATTATGCGAAAAAATTGATTGGAGAATTTGATGTACGGACACAAAGTGAAATGGTACCTGCCAGTGCATTGTCAGGCGGAAATCAACAAAAAGCCATCATTGCCAGAGAAATCGATCGTAATCCTTCTTTATTGATTGCAGCTCAGCCTACACGTGGGTTAGATGTGGGTGCGATTGAATACATTCACAAACGTTTAATCGAACAACGAGATAAAGGGAAAGCCGTTTTACTGATGAGCTTTGAATTAGATGAAATCTTAAATGTCTCTGATCGCATTGCTGTTATGTATGATGGACAGATTGTCGCGTTCGTGAAACCAAGAGAAACAACTCAACAAGAACTTGGGTTGCTGATGGCAGGATCGTCCCTTGAAAAAGCGAGAGCTGCTACTGATCAAGAAGGCGGAAAGGAGCGGGCTCATGTTAAGTAA
- the yfmF gene encoding EF-P 5-aminopentanol modification-associated protein YfmF, with translation MSIQLTEGVNLHVLPSKKYKTVRIVAKFCAPLNKKNITKRALISSLIETNSKKYPTQTALRSELSHLYGASFGTAVSKKGTFHILTVSLNVVNEKYLTMGDSVLSEAIAFLKEVIFHPNVLNGHFDEETFEREKENMVNYYDSIADDKQSYASLELQKLFFEDKGQQTPSIGTKQDLADLTATSLYEYYQEMLLNDQVDLYVLGDVNENEIAEKFKEFPFKVRKKLAQTAFYSEPPIEEVILKTERQEITQAKFNLGYGTDVFYHQANYYAGQVFNGLFGGFPHSKLFTNVREKESLAYYASSSLDTFRGMLIVQTGIDSQKMEQVKEIVTLQLKEIQSGNFTDEAINQTKEMLKNQLLQSEDNSGAIIERIYANQLAKGEVISLEDWLANIDKVTKEDIIDVANHVKLKAAFFLSGEVK, from the coding sequence ATGTCCATCCAATTAACCGAAGGCGTTAATTTGCATGTTTTACCAAGCAAAAAATATAAAACGGTAAGAATAGTTGCAAAGTTTTGTGCCCCTTTAAATAAAAAAAATATCACTAAAAGAGCGTTAATATCTAGCTTAATTGAAACGAATAGTAAAAAATACCCAACACAAACAGCTTTAAGAAGCGAATTGTCTCATCTTTACGGTGCTAGTTTTGGTACTGCAGTTAGTAAAAAAGGCACTTTTCATATTCTGACAGTTTCTTTAAATGTAGTGAACGAAAAATATTTGACTATGGGAGATTCTGTTTTATCTGAGGCAATTGCTTTCTTGAAAGAAGTTATTTTTCACCCAAATGTCTTAAATGGACATTTTGACGAAGAAACATTTGAACGAGAAAAAGAAAATATGGTGAATTATTATGATTCTATAGCAGATGATAAACAATCTTATGCTAGTTTAGAACTACAGAAACTTTTCTTTGAAGATAAAGGGCAACAAACTCCGAGTATTGGAACAAAACAAGATTTAGCAGATCTCACAGCTACTTCATTGTATGAGTATTATCAAGAAATGCTCTTAAATGATCAAGTCGATTTATATGTTTTAGGCGATGTAAACGAGAATGAAATAGCTGAAAAATTCAAAGAGTTTCCTTTTAAAGTAAGAAAAAAACTAGCACAAACAGCTTTTTATAGCGAGCCTCCAATTGAAGAAGTCATTTTAAAAACAGAACGGCAAGAAATTACTCAAGCTAAGTTTAATTTAGGTTATGGGACAGATGTTTTTTACCACCAAGCTAACTACTATGCTGGACAGGTGTTTAATGGCTTATTTGGCGGCTTTCCTCATTCTAAATTATTTACAAATGTAAGAGAAAAAGAAAGTTTAGCTTATTATGCCTCTAGTTCTTTAGATACATTTAGAGGAATGCTGATCGTACAAACGGGTATTGACAGTCAAAAAATGGAACAAGTAAAAGAAATCGTTACGCTGCAGTTAAAAGAAATTCAATCCGGCAATTTTACGGATGAAGCTATAAATCAAACAAAAGAAATGCTGAAAAATCAATTGCTGCAATCAGAAGATAATTCTGGAGCAATCATTGAACGCATATATGCTAATCAATTGGCTAAGGGAGAAGTAATAAGTTTGGAAGATTGGTTGGCTAATATTGATAAAGTAACAAAAGAGGATATTATAGATGTTGCCAATCATGTGAAATTAAAAGCTGCGTTTTTCTTATCGGGGGAGGTTAAGTAA
- a CDS encoding BMP family lipoprotein, with amino-acid sequence MKKRNFMSLLALGLVSGATLAACGSNDSDTASSDSAKKSGDDFSVMMVTDVGGVDDKSFNQSAWEGMQEWGKDNGKKEGAEGYTYIQSNEDSDFVTNLNSGVNADFDLIFGIGYKLKEAMTDVAEQNEDQHFVIIDDVIDAPNVESVLFKDHEAAFLAGVAAAESTETGKIGFIGGQESDVISRFEAGFVAGVKEVDPSIDVKVEYVGSFGDAARGKQLAAAMYSSGIDIIYQAAGDSGNGVFSEAKDRMKADSSKKIWVIGVDRDQEAEGKYDSGNLTLTSTLKGVGAAVKDISNDAMAGNFTGGETTNFGLAEGGVDITDGNLTDEVKKTVADYKEKIINGDIEVPQTPEK; translated from the coding sequence ATGAAAAAACGCAATTTTATGAGTCTTTTAGCTTTAGGATTAGTTTCAGGTGCGACGTTAGCAGCCTGTGGATCAAATGATTCAGATACAGCTTCTTCAGATTCTGCAAAAAAATCAGGTGACGATTTTTCTGTCATGATGGTCACTGACGTAGGTGGAGTAGATGATAAATCTTTTAACCAATCTGCATGGGAAGGTATGCAAGAATGGGGTAAAGATAACGGTAAAAAAGAAGGCGCAGAAGGGTATACTTATATACAATCAAATGAAGACTCAGATTTTGTAACCAATTTAAATAGTGGAGTAAATGCTGATTTTGACTTGATTTTTGGTATCGGTTATAAATTAAAAGAAGCCATGACAGATGTGGCAGAACAAAACGAAGATCAACATTTTGTTATTATTGATGATGTTATAGATGCTCCAAACGTTGAATCTGTTTTGTTCAAAGACCATGAAGCAGCTTTCTTAGCAGGTGTAGCTGCAGCAGAATCAACAGAAACAGGTAAAATCGGATTTATCGGCGGACAAGAAAGTGATGTTATCTCACGTTTTGAAGCTGGTTTTGTTGCCGGCGTTAAAGAAGTTGATCCATCTATCGATGTAAAAGTGGAATATGTGGGTTCTTTCGGAGATGCAGCACGTGGAAAACAATTAGCAGCGGCAATGTACAGCAGCGGCATCGATATTATTTATCAAGCAGCTGGTGATTCAGGTAATGGCGTGTTCTCAGAGGCTAAAGACCGTATGAAAGCTGATTCTTCTAAAAAAATATGGGTAATCGGTGTAGACCGCGACCAAGAAGCTGAAGGTAAATATGATTCAGGTAACTTGACTTTAACTTCTACGCTTAAAGGTGTAGGCGCAGCAGTGAAAGATATTTCGAATGATGCAATGGCTGGAAACTTTACTGGTGGAGAAACAACAAACTTTGGTTTAGCTGAAGGCGGCGTTGATATAACAGACGGCAACTTAACAGACGAAGTTAAAAAGACAGTAGCAGATTACAAAGAAAAAATCATCAATGGCGACATTGAAGTACCTCAAACTCCAGAAAAATAA